In the genome of Paenibacillus sp. GP183, the window TTTTCAGAATGATTCAGGTCATATTCAATCATCGTTTTAATTTTATTGGCAAAGGTTTTACTTTTAACCAAGACCCCCGCCTCAAAATCATGAATCGCACTTCTAGTATTCAGATTATAGGATCCATGAAACACACAATCCGATCGTTGATCATAGGCTATTTTCCAATGGGAGAAACGGCCGGTTTTACTATAATCAAAGAAAGAAATGCCATTTAGAAATGGCTTGAACATATTGCAGCGTACAGCAGGCTCGTTCATAGGAATGTCATTCACTTTAAGCGGATTGCAGATAGAAACATGGTTGGCCGGCTCTTCTTCCAGACCTTTTAGCCGATCCCAAAATACTTGATCAACCAAATATGGATTGATGATTACGGTTTCTGCCGTCGCATAGGATACAAGCGCCAGAAAGTACTGTTGGATCAGATTAATCGGATTTCCGGGAAAACAAGTAAAAAGCGTACATTCCTCTACCCCGCAGTTTCGGTCCATTTCGGGAAAATAAGATGAATCGTTTGCATCGAAGATATCCCCGCCCATCACTATCCATTGCGAAGCAAACAACTGATTCAGGTGCTGGGCTGCTGCGCCGAGGATGCGAAAGCAACCGTCATGCCACTCCTCTTTATTGCGAGGGATTCCCAAACACTTTTACCAATTCGGATGGTACTGGAGGTGTTTGGTACAAATGCATATCCCCGATATTCAAGCTTCCCAAAATCGAGGTGTTACCGTCAATGACTATAAATTTTCTACCTGTTCCTGTTTTTAATCCGTATAGATGGGTATTCTCGTAATTGACCATTATTCGCACCCTGACTCCTCTGTTAATAGCGTCTAAAAGCGCTTCGGCGATTAAATTGCCCGATTGATCGTTGAAGAATTGCATCACGGATAAATGAATATAGCTTTGTGCCCCTTTAATCTCCGACAAGATCATGGCCAGACTTTCGGGACCGTTCACATAGGCTTCGACCTGATTGTTCCAACTCGTTTTTGGTGCCAGCTCCTCTAATTTAACCAAATCCAGCCGGCTGACAAAGCAGTCCAGTGCATTCAGCCGATCCTGATTCATTCCTGGAATCCCAGCAAGCTGTTCATTTGAGGTGAACACACCACCCAGCTCTTGATGATACCGATACACCTCCTCATCAGGATTAAACGTTTCCCTTATATACTCGGCCGTTTTCTTGTTATTGCCGGTTAAAAGGTTAAGTGGCCCGTTTGCCAAATAATAGTTAAGAAAATTTATTAATTTTTGGTCATGATAACTGTGATCGATGCTTTTTGTTTGCATGAGTGGAAACTCCTCTACGAAAACTGAAATGTTAAAGATTTATAAAGTTTTACCCTTTTACTAGAATGGCAAATCAAATTAGATCACTAAACAATCCTGTAAATCTTTAGAAGATTAGAGAACGGATAATTTGGGGTATATATTGTGAAGCAAATATAAAGATGAGCACTGGAGGGGATGTTACTATGGCATTTAGTGCGAATCCTGGAAATAAAATCAAAGAAACCGGCAAAAAAGTGACTCGGAATGCTTCATCTAACCCCCTTGTCGAACTTATTGCTCGCGTGGGTTACGGAGTAAGGGGTTTACTTTACTTTACGATCGGATTGCTGGCCGTTCAATTAGCGCTTGGACATGGCGGAAAAGCCGCGGATCAACAAGGTGCCATTGCCGTCATCGGAAAACAGCCCGCAGGTCAAGTATTATTATGGGTGGTTTTGATAGGGCTTGTCTCCTATGCGTTATGGGGTCTTGTTCGGGCACTGCTCGATCCGCTCCATAAAGGTAAAGATTTGAAGGGAATCGCAGAGCGTGTTGGATTTCTATTCAGCGCGGCAGCCTATGCATTGCTGGTTTTCCCCACCTATGCTGCAATTGCCGGAGGAAGAAAACAAGCGCATAATGGCGCCCAAACCGAGCAAACGCAGGAATATGTCACTAAGCTTCTTTCGATGAATTTGGGACGCTTGATGGTAGGCTTTATCGGAGTTTTGGTTATTGCAGTGGGTTTATACCAGATATATGAGGGGTTTCGACTTCATTTCGACGGGCACATCCAACCCCGTTCCATGGCGCCGAAGAAAGCGAGATGGATTATGCGGGCAGGTCAATTCGGCACCGTGGCACGCGGAGTCGTCCAGACGAGATGACGAGAGAATTGCCGGCACCGCTTTCGCCAATTGTAGATGAAAGGAGAGCAGCACAAGATGAACAAATCCTTGAAGATGATAAGAAAAGCGAGTGAACCAGCGAATCAACAAGAAAGGGAACAACCTCTCAAAAAAATTCAAGACAACGTTCAAGAAGCTGCTCATGCGGAGACTTCCCCAAAGCCTGTAAGGCGCCGCCGAGCTATTGCCTTCCAATTTGGATTATTCTTATTAATTATAGCTATTTCTATATTGATTTTTCTCGCCAAAAGAATTGCATTTTTCCCATTAGATCTAGAGATTACCCGGACATTTCAAAATATAACCAACCCCTTTGTTTCCGGCTTGATGAGCATTGTGAGCTGGGCAGGTAATTCTCCCCAGGCTTTTATTATTCCGGTAGTTATCATTGGATTTCTGTATGGCTTTGGATTAAGGTGGGAAGCCATAGCATCGCTGTCAAATGTAGTTATAGGAGAGGTGACCAACTTATTATTAAAGATCGCTATACATCGTCCGCGGCCTGCGTCTGGATTAATACATGTCAATTCTAACTTTGGAAGCTACAGCTTTACCAGCGGACATGTTATGTTCTACGTCGGCTTCTTCGGATTTATGTGCTTTCTAGCATTCACATTGTTTAAACCCTCTTGGAAACGCAATTTATTGCTTATAATTTTCGGAGCTCATATTCTATTAGTCGGTGCGTCGCGCATTTATTTAGGGGCACACTGGGCCAGCGATGTGCTAGGGGCCTATTTGCTGGGCGGATTGGTATTAATTGGATTTATCCTGTTTTATCGTTGGGGCAAGAAACGCTATTTCATCCATCAACCCGTGGCGGAAGGTGGCAATCAGGCTTCATAATCATTCACAATCAAAAGCCCGTTTTTTATGGACTAGTGCCGTTCTTTCTGAACTTGAATAGTATGAAATCAGTACTTAAAGGAAGGAGATAAAACGTATGAGTCTGGTACCTGAACATCTTCTAAATCAACCACACTACGGACCTGGTTATTATCATCCGTACGCTCAACACTATTATCATCAACCCCTTCATGCCTACCACCCTTATTACCATCACTATCCTCACTACTATCACCACTACCATTATCAGCCGGTGCATCACATCAGATATTAATGGATAAATACAGTTCATCATTTTTTGATGAGCTGTATTTATTTTTCTTTGTAAAAATTAAATTGTAACCCGACGCTTGCTCGCACTGTCGGAAATGCGCTCTCCGCACCAGTTGACGTGTTGGATCAGGAAAAATCCGCCCTTTGGGCTATTCCTCCATCAAGCTTGCCTCTTTTATCTTTTTAGCTGCAACATCCAATCTCAACGTCTTGATCTCAAATTTGCCAAGCTTGATTTCTTGTTTAATACCGAGGGCCGGGATCGTTAATGTTGTTTCTCTTGCTGTCCCGGTTGGCTCAAATAAACGAATGATGTAATCATTCGATAATTCTGCTCTTTTGAATGCAGTTAAAAGCACGGTTGAATCACTTAAGGTTAGCGCATTTTCTGGCAATGCCCCTGAACCTGACGGAAAGAAGGAAAGCACAAACGGCTTCTCATTCAATGAGAGTGCTTCACGGTCTATGAATTCCATCCGTTCGGAGGTCTTACCCGCGTTAAACCAAAAGCGGTATAATCTTTCGCCTTGATCAATCCGGCTGGAATAACGGTCCTGTGCCATAATGGGACGATCCCCAATTGGATGTCCTGAGTAACCGGCAGAACGCAGTAATGAAATGCGCACCTCTCCGTCATTATAATCGGATCCATAGACACCGTCATTGATGCAGGTTAACGCCAAATCCTGTTTTTCATCTATTACAGCTAACCATTTTTGCGAGACAGCTTCATTTCCGTTACCAGGCAGCTCATTTCGACCATAAGCAACCTGCCCCCAATACCTGCCTTCCACAAGTAAGGTTGGGATAGAGAGCTTGAGCATCTTGCTTTTTTCATTCCAATGCGCACGAATTTGCACTTCAATTTCAGTGCCTTTTTTGGGCAGCTTATAGGTTTGGATAATAAAGGAGTCCCCATACTCAAACAAAGCCTCCACTACGGTACGAACGGCTCCATCCTCAATCATACGTACAGATTCCAAGCGACTTCCTCGAATACCTGAGAAACGAGTCCCCTCTTCCGCAGACATCAGCTTAAATGCGCCTTCTACATTCCGAAAGCTTAACCCTTCCATTCCCCAAGGATCATCATTATCATCAATGACAATTGGAACAAAAGCATTGGACTGCAAATAATCCACTCCATTTGCTCTGTAGCGATCAATCAATCCAGTTTTACAGTTGATGATAACTTCCAGCTCCTCTGTCAGAAAGCTGATTTTCCCGTCTTGCGGCTGCAATGCTGGAGCTGGCTTATTCGGCAGCATTTCTAAACGAACATCAAAGCGATTCATCTGACCGGGTTCTAATTCAGCTTGGAAAACTACACGCTTACGCCAATCCAAGTTCAAATTACTGAGCTCTTTTTCAGCTTGTGAAGCAATTCGCACGCCATCTTTATAGACCACAGGCATTGAGAATTCATCCTTCCAATTCTGATCCGCCAGTTGAAATTCACATTCAAATGCCCCCCTCACTTTATATGGATGGGGATTATAAATCAGAATCGGGATTTCTCCTTCCTCTGCCTTCTTCTGTCCACTCGCCAAGGCAAAAAATGCACGCGCCTTCAACCTAGATATAATTTCAAGTCCATGATCCACTAAACGTAAGGATGCTTCCTCCACTGGCTGAATGGACGATCCTGGCAATACATCATGAAATTCAGTCACCATAAGGTCGCATATAGCTTCATGAATCAACTCGTATGGATAAACCGTTAAGCCTTGCAGCGAGGAATGCGACATCATTTTTTCCAGCATATATATTTCATTCTCGAGAAGGCGATGCTTTTGTTTAATCCGAATTTGCGAGGTGTAGCAGCCAGGCGCCCATGCATTGACATCCTTCTCATGCCTTGGCAAGCTGCTTCTCACAATGCGTAATTCTTTGAAAAAAGCCTCCGGGGTCGAGTGGATGATTTGTACATCCTTCGTTTCCGCCATAAGCAGCTTAAGCTTCTCTAAATCCTCTCTCGAAGGACCTCCACCATGATTGCCTACTCCCCAAAGCACAGAGCCGATTGGTTGATCCACAGTTTTATCTATCCATTCACGAACCTTCTCATCAGCCTTTCCACGGGGAGAGTTATAGAATTCATCTGCACGATGTCCAATAATCTCTGAGCCATCATATCCCACCCAAACAAAGTCATTCGCTGGGAGCTCACAATCCTTCTGAGTAGGACGACAAAAAATATAAGAATCAAAACCCGCCTTACTCATAATTTGCACTAATCCGCGTGTGTGGCCAAACGGATCAAAATTAATAGCTGTCGTGGACTTCACTCCAAATTTCTCCTGAAAATAATTCCGCCCCAGCAGCATCTGCCGAACAAATGACTCCCCGCTAGGCATATTGCAATCTGGCTGAAGATACCAACCCCCCATAATATGCCATTTCCCTTGTTTGACCAGCTTTTGAATGCGCGCAAATAAAACGGGCTCATACTCTTCTACCCATTTATAAAGTGTAACCTCATTGTGATTAAATAGCTTCTCGGAATAACTAAATCCCTTACTGGTTCTAGCCTCACGGCTAGGGCTTTTTTCGTTTCACCTCAAAAAATAGGGGCGGACGAAAATTTCCCTTGACATTTCTAAATCACCTTAATAATCGCCAGGAAGGCATCTTTTTTCGCCTATCTTACTGAGAATTGGGTGTTTTTATTGCTTCCAGTCCCGCGATCCCATTCAGCATTTATTCGTTTTGCCGTCGAGCATTTGAAAAAGGAGTACAGTCCCGAATTTATGCAGCAATTCTACTCAGATCTCATCAACTGGGTGTCGGCAATCGATTTGTCCCAAACGACTTCTCTCTTGAAACACAGATACTCAGCAAGTCCCAAAGGCCGTAAACCTCGCGACCCCGCGGATCTTCTTCGCAGCTTGCTTCTCATGCACAAGCTTCAGGTGGTAAGCATCGACGATTGGGTCTACAAGCTGCGAACTCTTCCTGTCTACGCCATCCTTAGCGGCTTTATCAAAGATGACACGCCTGGCGTGGGAACCTTCTATGATTTCTTCCGTCGTCTTTGGCTCTCGGAGGGCGCTCACAAAACCGGCCGAAACAAAAGGCCGCTTCGCAAGCCGCGCGAGAAAGGCAAGAAGAACGAAAAACTCGACCCTAGAAATCCGAAGATTACCGACAAGCTTGTCGCTCGTGTGCTGCGTTCTGCAGGTTCCATTCATTACGCTTCAAAAGAGCATGATCTTCTTCAGCGATTGTTTCAATCCCAATTCGTCCTACCCTCTGCCACCATAGGATTGCTTGGTGATACGAACGCGCTTAGTGTCATTGGTGATGGTTCTGCGGTTGAAACAGGCGCCCGTTCCTTCGGCAAATTCCTTTGTGACTGCCGCAAAGGCGGAAACTGGAAGTGCGGCTGTAAGCGGCAGTTCTCAGATCCCGACGCCAATTGGGGCTGGGACAGCTACCGTGAAAAGTACTACTTCGGCCGAACGCTTTACGTGTTTTGCGCCGCGGACAGCCCTCATGATTTACCCATCTATTTGCGCTATTTCCGCGCAAGTCAGCACGACTCGGTGTCTTGGATATGCGGGTACCAAGAGCTACGCCACTGGTACCCACATTGGAAGTTCGGAGAGGCAATTCTGGATTCCGCCCACGACTCGCTCCCCATATATACCATGCTCGAACACGACGATGTTTGCACCATCATCGACCTGAATCTCAGGCGTTGGAGCAAGCTGGTACAAGATGATTTTACCATTGGAAAGGACGGTGTGCCTATCTGTCCAATCGGTCGAAAGATGGTTCATTGGGGTAAGCTTGCCAAGACCCATCGCCGGAAGTGGCGTTGCCCTGCGAAGTGCGGCAACTGGATATGTGAGACCCCGTGCTCACCCTCCAAATACGGAAGAACATTTTATACGTCCACATCCGATAACCCTCGGCTCTTTCCCCGCATTCGCCGAGATAGTAAGGAGTGGCGTATCCGGTATGCCAAGCGTACTGCTGTGGAACGATGCAATAAGCGTCAAAAGATTGATTACAAGCTGGAAAATTCTAAGGGCAGAAGCTCCCGCCACTGGACCATACGCACAACGTTAATCGCCATGTGCCAACATGCGGACGCTTGGCTTGAAGTGACTAAGAAGAACAAACAGATCTTCGCCGTTAAAGAATGGCTCGAAGCAGCAAGTGCCGCTTAAAGTCTGCCTAACTATACCCTTTTGAAAAACCCGACTTTCTCGGTTTGTTTGCCATGCCGATTTCTGAAAACCATTTTCATGAACGAGTCTGTCATGCCCTTCTGGCTCACTCACCCCTCATTTAGGCTCAAAATTGTTTGTTAATTCCGAGCTCCTTCATTAAAAATAAAACCGTCAAACTCCTCACATAAATCGGCTGCAACGCGAAAAGTTGAAATCGCCTCCGCCGCACCTTCCTCCCACTCCCAAAGCCAGACGGGATCTAAATGTGCATTGCTAAGCAAATGAAAATTTTTCATTAAAATGCCTCCCGGTATTTCATGCCATGTCATCCCTTGACGGACCCTTCGGTTAAGCCTGCAATAAACTGGCGCTGCATAAACAGATAAAGCAATAAGACAGGGAGCGACGCCAATACAACGAGCGAAAACACATCCTCCCAGTTCGTGCTGTACTGCCCTACGGCGCGGTATATCCCGGTCGTTACTGTATACCCCTTCGTAGAACCGAGCAAAATGAGGGGATTCAAAAAATCGTTCCAGATCCAAAGAAACAGGAAGATGATTACAGACGCCGTCGCCGGTCGCAGCAACGGAAAAATGATCGTCCAGAAAATGACGAACGGTCCAGCGCCGTCCATCCGTGCCGACTCATCGAGCTCCTTCGACAACGTGCGGATAAAACCGGTATACAAAAACACCGTAAACGGAATGTAAAAACCCATGTAGTAAAGAATCAATCCTTGTGAAGTAAACATCAGTCCCAGTGAGGTGAGTACCTTTACTAAAGGGATGAGGATCACCTGGGGAGGGATCATAAGCCCTGTTAACAAAAGCAAATAAACATATTTCAAAAAAGGATGATTGCTTCGTGCGGTCACGTACGACATCATAGAACTGATTACAATAAGCAAACCGACCGATACCACCGTAATCGTCATGGATGTGCCATAAGCCTTAAAAATGTTGAAAGACGGGCTGACGGCGGAATGAGCAAAATTTTGAAGCGTCAAACGGTGGATCGGAAGTCCGGCAGGATTTTGAACAATGTCCTGCCTAATCTTGAATGAATTAACGACGGTGATATAAAACGGGACCAGCAAGAAAAGAGAAAGCACCATCAGGAGCCCATGACGCCATATGTCGATCAGCTTGGCATCCGATTTCATACGATGCGTTCCTCCCTTCTTCTAAGGTAAACCGTCATAGTTGTCGCCAATACGCCGACTATGATCAATAAATAGACGGATAGGCTTGAAGCGTAGCTCAACCGGTTTGCGCTAAATCCTTCCCTTACGATCTGATAGGCGATCGTTTCCGTAGATCCTGCTGCTGTGTCAGAACCGCGATACGGTCGTATTCCCGCATCATTCCGGTAAACATGAACACAATTCCCATGGTGAAGGATGGCGCCAATAAAGGAAACGTGATGTTGTTGAACTGTGACAAGCGGGAGGCGCCGTCAATGCTCGCAGCATCGTAAAGCTCTTTTGGAATCGTCTGAAGACCAGCAAGGTATATGACAATAATAAAACCTGTCGACTGCCAAATGGCGATTCCGGCAATCGTCAAGACCGACCATTGCGGATCCCCCAGGAATTGGA includes:
- a CDS encoding phospholipase D-like domain-containing protein, which encodes MGIPRNKEEWHDGCFRILGAAAQHLNQLFASQWIVMGGDIFDANDSSYFPEMDRNCGVEECTLFTCFPGNPINLIQQYFLALVSYATAETVIINPYLVDQVFWDRLKGLEEEPANHVSICNPLKVNDIPMNEPAVRCNMFKPFLNGISFFDYSKTGRFSHWKIAYDQRSDCVFHGSYNLNTRSAIHDFEAGVLVKSKTFANKIKTMIEYDLNHSEKIENPKEFYKYPMFHPDYYFNAATKYFS
- a CDS encoding DUF1206 domain-containing protein, whose product is MAFSANPGNKIKETGKKVTRNASSNPLVELIARVGYGVRGLLYFTIGLLAVQLALGHGGKAADQQGAIAVIGKQPAGQVLLWVVLIGLVSYALWGLVRALLDPLHKGKDLKGIAERVGFLFSAAAYALLVFPTYAAIAGGRKQAHNGAQTEQTQEYVTKLLSMNLGRLMVGFIGVLVIAVGLYQIYEGFRLHFDGHIQPRSMAPKKARWIMRAGQFGTVARGVVQTR
- a CDS encoding phosphatase PAP2 family protein, which produces MNKSLKMIRKASEPANQQEREQPLKKIQDNVQEAAHAETSPKPVRRRRAIAFQFGLFLLIIAISILIFLAKRIAFFPLDLEITRTFQNITNPFVSGLMSIVSWAGNSPQAFIIPVVIIGFLYGFGLRWEAIASLSNVVIGEVTNLLLKIAIHRPRPASGLIHVNSNFGSYSFTSGHVMFYVGFFGFMCFLAFTLFKPSWKRNLLLIIFGAHILLVGASRIYLGAHWASDVLGAYLLGGLVLIGFILFYRWGKKRYFIHQPVAEGGNQAS
- a CDS encoding glycoside hydrolase family 38 C-terminal domain-containing protein is translated as MPVVYKDGVRIASQAEKELSNLNLDWRKRVVFQAELEPGQMNRFDVRLEMLPNKPAPALQPQDGKISFLTEELEVIINCKTGLIDRYRANGVDYLQSNAFVPIVIDDNDDPWGMEGLSFRNVEGAFKLMSAEEGTRFSGIRGSRLESVRMIEDGAVRTVVEALFEYGDSFIIQTYKLPKKGTEIEVQIRAHWNEKSKMLKLSIPTLLVEGRYWGQVAYGRNELPGNGNEAVSQKWLAVIDEKQDLALTCINDGVYGSDYNDGEVRISLLRSAGYSGHPIGDRPIMAQDRYSSRIDQGERLYRFWFNAGKTSERMEFIDREALSLNEKPFVLSFFPSGSGALPENALTLSDSTVLLTAFKRAELSNDYIIRLFEPTGTARETTLTIPALGIKQEIKLGKFEIKTLRLDVAAKKIKEASLMEE
- a CDS encoding DDE transposase; this translates as MQQFYSDLINWVSAIDLSQTTSLLKHRYSASPKGRKPRDPADLLRSLLLMHKLQVVSIDDWVYKLRTLPVYAILSGFIKDDTPGVGTFYDFFRRLWLSEGAHKTGRNKRPLRKPREKGKKNEKLDPRNPKITDKLVARVLRSAGSIHYASKEHDLLQRLFQSQFVLPSATIGLLGDTNALSVIGDGSAVETGARSFGKFLCDCRKGGNWKCGCKRQFSDPDANWGWDSYREKYYFGRTLYVFCAADSPHDLPIYLRYFRASQHDSVSWICGYQELRHWYPHWKFGEAILDSAHDSLPIYTMLEHDDVCTIIDLNLRRWSKLVQDDFTIGKDGVPICPIGRKMVHWGKLAKTHRRKWRCPAKCGNWICETPCSPSKYGRTFYTSTSDNPRLFPRIRRDSKEWRIRYAKRTAVERCNKRQKIDYKLENSKGRSSRHWTIRTTLIAMCQHADAWLEVTKKNKQIFAVKEWLEAASAA
- a CDS encoding carbohydrate ABC transporter permease; the protein is MKSDAKLIDIWRHGLLMVLSLFLLVPFYITVVNSFKIRQDIVQNPAGLPIHRLTLQNFAHSAVSPSFNIFKAYGTSMTITVVSVGLLIVISSMMSYVTARSNHPFLKYVYLLLLTGLMIPPQVILIPLVKVLTSLGLMFTSQGLILYYMGFYIPFTVFLYTGFIRTLSKELDESARMDGAGPFVIFWTIIFPLLRPATASVIIFLFLWIWNDFLNPLILLGSTKGYTVTTGIYRAVGQYSTNWEDVFSLVVLASLPVLLLYLFMQRQFIAGLTEGSVKG